The following proteins are encoded in a genomic region of Huiozyma naganishii CBS 8797 chromosome 9, complete genome:
- the HUL5 gene encoding ubiquitin-ubiquitin ligase HUL5 (similar to Saccharomyces cerevisiae HUL5 (YGL141W); ancestral locus Anc_2.335) produces the protein MLNFSGQTRRRVINLGTKNGGRGTKRDILERADQERKRRAEERQRESAVLTLQRNIRKYRDLRRFGSVTFPQLTVRQRAGTLLVLRDRLFHFHKFDEAEFHELLRDSRESISQLDCNLGNVLVLRLLGYYEDDQFLVDTLPLTNVAVMQFDAYAFVMSGIVALLMRLGPQSLHQASADAVCSLLSVIKPMDDSWLADFFDSFPTDHPLCQGVVQYGLFPKEFVPGGNTLENLCYIAFNVQEVNKDLIVSYILDVLLSCDPDTFQLTGEYSSKMFETGFIETVLQFIRMPFEKKVYKPVLVMDKILALVLNQDKKNKILMILLVSRDFNTILYESLKELALPQNDSLVYSQRVSPEFRLARDLVQMYLQFATDADLLGHTKVSYIPLDLVLVLTDLLKRMIFSLMWRETAGKNVDPLEGIEKETSLLTQLYLRDSRAHILSGSDSNFWCCTDEQFLQVNLYSILTQYEEQFLDMDPMLNVYEKRDKVLNALLSEKLRGNVSRQYRKLAILIKTPFFIPFDQRVDYFYFLIETDRNEMGYGMDNPLMGWLGAPTINGGRRSATISREHVLEDAMNSFSRGSDLKSKLSVTFVNQFGVEEGIDGGGVTKEFLTSVIEEGFKDEDDKYRLFTTNDQHELYPVPTYDHERLRAVEFLGRIVGKCLYDHILVDLTFADFFLKCLLTGSEHFSIDDLKSLDSSLHSSLVKLLNMPGPEIDRLELCFEATDMFDPHLTRDLVPNGSRVPVTRGNVLEYVWRLTQYKLRSIAKPATMRFREGLAGLIPHHWFAMFNTVDLEMLISGGRRQIDLEDLQRNTEYGGYEAADETVRDFWAVLGEFDEPERRKFLKFVTSVPQAPLKGFSALEPKFGIRNSGQEDRDRLPTASTCVNLLKLPDYRDRRHLKQKLLYSINSGARFDLS, from the coding sequence ATGCTGAATTTTAGTGGACAGACGAGGAGGCGTGTGATAAATTTGGGGACGAAGAATGGTGGTCGCGGCACGAAGAGGGATATCCTGGAGCGGGCAGATCAGGAGAGGAAGAGAAGGGCGGAGGAGCGGCAGCGGGAATCTGCTGTGCTGACTTTGCAGCGGAATATAAGAAAATACAGGGACTTGCGACGGTTTGGGTCAGTGACTTTCCCGCAGTTGACGGTAAGGCAGCGGGCGGGCACTTTACTCGTTTTGAGGGACCGGTTGTTCCACTTCCACAAGTTCGATGAAGCAGAGTTCCATGAGTTACTCAGGGATTCCCGAGAGAGTATCTCGCAATTGGACTGCAATCTGGGGAACGTTTTGGTTCTGAGGCTGCTCGGATACTACGAGGACGACCAATTTTTGGTCGATACATTACCCTTGACGAATGTGGCCGTGATGCAATTTGATGCGTACGCGTTCGTGATGTCCGGGATAGTTGCCTTACTGATGAGACTGGGACCACAGTCTCTGCACCAAGCGTCCGCAGATGCAGTGTGTAGTCTGCTATCCGTAATAAAACCCATGGACGACAGCTGGTTGGcagatttctttgattCCTTCCCGACTGACCATCCTTTATGTCAGGGGGTTGTGCAGTATGGTTTGTTCCCGAAAGAGTTTGTCCCTGGGGGGAACACTCTTGAGAATTTGTGCTACATTGCGTTCAACGTGCAAGAGGTCAACAAAGATCTGATCGTGTCGTATATTCTCGATGTCCTGCTGTCGTGCGATCCTGATACGTTCCAATTGACTGGCGAGTACTCTTCCAAAATGTTTGAAACCGGGTTTATAGAAACTGTGTTGCAGTTTATCCGCATGCCATTTGAGAAAAAGGTCTACAAACCGGTTCTCGTTATGGATAAGATACTGGCGCTTGTTCTGAACCaagacaagaagaacaaaattcTCATGATTCTCTTGGTCAGTAGAGATTTCAACACAATCCTGTACGAGTCTTTGAAGGAGCTTGCACTCCCACAGAACGACTCGTTGGTGTACTCGCAGAGGGTCTCCCCTGAATTCCGTTTGGCGCGAGATCTGGTTCAAATGTATCTACAATTCGCGACAGACGCAGATCTGCTCGGCCATACAAAGGTTTCATACATCCCGCTGGACTTGGTCTTGGTTCTGACAGACCTATTGAAGAGAATGATTTTCTCGTTAATGTGGAGGGAGACCGCCGGGAAGAATGTTGATCCATTGGAGGGGATCGAGAAGGAAACGTCGCTCTTGACACAACTGTACCTGAGGGACTCTCGGGCCCATATACTATCCGGGAGTGACAGTAATTTCTGGTGTTGCACCGACGAGCAGTTCCTACAAGTTAATCTGTACTCGATCCTGACGCAATACGAGGAGCAGTTTTTGGACATGGACCCGATGTTAAACGTGTATGAGAAAAGAGACAAAGTGTTGAATGCATTACTTAGTGAGAAACTTCGTGGGAACGTCTCCAGACAGTACCGTAAACTGGCAATACTGATTAAAACGCCATTCTTCATCCCCTTCGATCAGCGTGTGGACTACTTCTACTTCCTGATAGAGACTGACCGAAATGAGATGGGGTATGGGATGGACAATCCCTTAATGGGTTGGCTGGGTGCCCCTACGATCAATGGCGGGCGGCGCTCCGCTACGATCTCCAGGGAGCATGTACTGGAAGACGCCATGAACTCTTTCAGTCGCGGGTCTGACCTGAAATCGAAACTCTCTGTCACTTTTGTCAACCAGTTTGGTGTTGAGGAGGGGATCGACGGCGGTGGGGTCACGAAGGAGTTTTTGACCTCCGTTATCGAGGAAGGGTTCaaagatgaggatgacAAGTACAGGCTCTTCACGACGAACGACCAGCACGAGCTGTACCCTGTACCCACGTACGACCATGAACGCCTGCGCGCGGTAGAATTCCTGGGCCGGATCGTCGGGAAGTGTCTATATGACCATATCCTCGTTGACCTGACGTTTGCGGATTTCTTTCTAAAGTGTCTACTGACAGGGTCGGAGCATTTCTCGATCGACGACCTTAAGAGCCTGGACTCCTCGCTGCACTCAAGTCTTGtgaagttgctgaacaTGCCCGGCCCGGAGATTGACCGGCTCGAGCTGTGCTTTGAGGCAACGGACATGTTTGACCCGCACTTGACGAGGGACCTCGTCCCGAACGGTTCTCGGGTGCCCGTGACGCGCGGGAACGTTCTCGAGTACGTGTGGCGGCTGACGCAGTACAAATTACGGTCGATCGCGAAACCTGCAACGATGCGGTTCCGCGAGGGTCTCGCTGGTTTGATCCCGCACCACTGGTTCGCGATGTTCAACACGGTCGATCTCGAGATGCTGATCTCCGGAGGGCGCAGGCAGATCGACCTCGAGGACCTGCAGCGGAACACCGAGTACGGCGGGTACGAGGCAGCAGACGAGACCGTGAGGGACTTCTGGGCCGTCTTGGGCGAGTTCGACGAGCCAGAACGCCGCAAGTTCCTCAAGTTTGTCACCTCGGTCCCGCAGGCGCCGCTGAAGGGGTTTTCCGCGCTGGAGCCCAAATTCGGGATCCGCAACTCGGGGCAGGAGGACCGCGACAGACTACCTACGGCGTCGACGTGCGTGAACCTGCTGAAGCTCCCGGACTACCGCGACAGACGGCACCTCAAGCAGAAACTGCTTTACTCGATCAACTCCGGCGCCAGGTTCGACCTCTCGTGA
- the EAR1 gene encoding Ear1p (similar to Saccharomyces cerevisiae YMR171C; ancestral locus Anc_2.336), with translation MGFMLVSRQSRAGRCFSWRVAALGLFKLLSVGHGAAVPPRGELLARSGDSDDGLVQLRDVGDGFADEDGFDIEVLLYSLASMVVMYVVVCSVYLIVKTVVTRILTRNYTRLSLNGGASRDRESANGSGSRRGAESGVYDWGSPLDNASAVGPKFNKLSPEEQFYYRQGEEFIKQNPPLSLAAFARNHRRVENSDEASDSVEDGFVDPIVNDQTRQFIDEEGAHAWEFHPDMNLPNDTVLVENKTEVTFLQYNYDVSVSTNLPIPCINRVYYCEFKIFEWEGHDSTDVAVANANDLISFGLASSPYPSFRLPGRHHHSVAYDSNGGRRFNESFELEEPLAQLFPACEKGDIIGIGYRTRSGTVFFTKNGKKLSEKVAGGHIRGWKFKYLYPIIGSNGPCKIHANFGTYGFVYIEANVKKWGYGKINGMKLPPPPYDKYDQDMLLQSGCEDNDVDDEYEDEEEEDDDDEEDDDDDDDYELTNSIESRFSGNEEGLRDRDGKLLPPPPGFEYSTSPRSYLNDEEINLGFLPRDPPNYSDRVLQQERDCTVAQGPASLLIGASRTPRILRGGSNLAPTDSKNYMEGSLLDHDGNADDCEDYDEDHEAHSLQSDEEEMTDELHHMISYQHEDNSP, from the coding sequence ATGGGATTCATGTTGGTTAGCAGGCAGAGTCGAGCTGGGCGTTGTTTCTCCTGGAGGGTGGCTGCCCTCGGGTTGTTTAAGTTGCTGTCCGTCGGTCATGGGGCTGCTGTCCCACCGCGTGGTGAATTGCTGGCTCGTAGTGGTGATAGTGATGATGGTTTGGTCCAGCTGCGGGACGTCGGGGACGGGTTTGCAGACGAGGACGGGTTTGATATTGAGGTGTTGCTGTACTCGCTCGCGTCGATGGTGGTAATGTACGTGGTGGTGTGTTCTGTTTACCTGATTGTGAAGACTGTCGTTACGAGGATCCTAACACGGAACTACACGAGGCTGTCGCTGAACGGTGGCGCGTCGCGTGACAGGGAAAGTGCGAACGGCAGTGGGAGTCGACGCGGCGCGGAAAGCGGCGTATACGACTGGGGCAGTCCACTAGATAACGCGAGCGCCGTTGGGCCCAAGTTTAACAAACTGTCTCCGGAGGAACAGTTCTACTACAGACAGGGCGAGGAGTTCATAAAGCAGAACCCGCCGCTCTCACTGGCCGCTTTCGCTAGGAACCACCGTCGTGTGGAGAACAGCGACGAGGCGTCTGACAGCGTGGAGGACGGGTTTGTGGACCCGATCGTCAACGACCAGACGCGGCAGTTTATCGACGAGGAGGGCGCGCACGCCTGGGAGTTTCATCCGGATATGAACCTCCCCAACGATACCGTACTGGTGGAGAACAAGACGGAGGTCACATTTTTACAGTACAACTACGACGTTTCTGTCTCCACCAATCTCCCCATCCCCTGCATCAACCGCGTGTACTACTGCGAGTTCAAGATATTCGAGTGGGAGGGCCATGACTCGACGGACGTGGCTGTCGCAAACGCAAACGATCTAATATCTTTCGGCCTAGCATCGTCGCCCTACCCGTCATTCAGACTCCCAGGGAGACACCACCACTCTGTGGCGTACGACTCAAATGGTGGGAGGAGGTTCAACGAATCCTTCGAGTTGGAGGAACCCCTCGCTCAGCTATTCCCAGCTTGCGAGAAGGGAGACATCATTGGAATTGGTTACAGGACGAGAAGTGGTACCGTTTTCTTCACAAAGAACGGTAAGAAACTCAGCGAGAAGGTTGCTGGGGGGCACATCCGAGGATGGAAGTTCAAGTACCTTTACCCGATCATAGGCTCAAACGGGCCATGTAAGATCCATGCGAACTTCGGTACATACGGGTTTGTTTACATCGAGGCGAACGTGAAGAAGTGGGGGTACGGGAAGATAAACGGCATGAAACTGCCTCCTCCACCGTACGACAAGTACGACCAAGACATGCTCCTGCAGAGCGGGTGCGAGGATAACGACGTGGATGACGAAtacgaagacgaagaagaggaagacgacgatgatgaggaagacgacgatgatgatgacgactACGAGTTGACGAACAGCATCGAAAGCCGCTTCTCGGGGAACGAGGAGGGCCTGCGAGACCGTGACGGGAAACTGCTGCCGCCACCCCCAGGGTTCGAGTACAGCACCTCGCCACGGTCGTACCTCAACGATGAAGAGATAAACCTTGGGTTCCTACCGAGGGACCCGCCAAATTACTCAGATAGAGTCCTCCAGCAGGAACGGGACTGCACGGTGGCACAGGGACCTGCATCGCTACTCATTGGTGCTAGCAGAACCCCGCGAATTCTTCGTGGCGGTAGTAACCTTGCGCCGACCGATTCCAAAAACTACATGGAGGGCAGCCTTCTAGACCACGACGGGAATGCGGACGATTGCGAGGACTACGATGAAGACCACGAGGCACACAGCCTCCAATCGGACGAAGAGGAGATGACGGACGAGCTACACCACATGATATCGTACCAGCACGAAGACAACAGTCCATAG
- the KNAG0I00770 gene encoding uncharacterized protein (similar to Saccharomyces cerevisiae ALD3 (YMR169C); ancestral locus Anc_2.339), translated as MYKSIEIPQLELKVKQPVGLFINNEFVKSSDGETIESINPSTNKRITSFYAASEEDVDSAVQAASAAYRKVWSKTSPADRNKLLYKLSTLIEREKTTLAALDAIDAGKPYHSNALQDIEQVLDLTRYFAGSADKYTHGEVIPLNDEKYAYTIKAPFGVVAQIVPWNYPFAMASWKMQGALAAGNCIIIKPADNTSLSLLYAAQLFKEAGFPPGVVNVLPGLGNVTGTALCKHPRISKISFTGSTAVGGKVLESSGQSNLKDVTLECGGKSPAVVFADCDLDKAVEWTASGIFYNSGQNCTANSRIYVQEAVYDDFLKRFRKHVSETWTFGSKFDVFDPECTVGPVVSETQFKRIHAMTNAEQCTDDDNPSEWVKTQTCEYPTESQSKGFFIPPTIFTNVKQSSSLMQNEIFGPVVVVAPFKEYDEAIELANDSDYGLASAVFTKNITTAHRFARDIQAGTCWINSSNDEDVTVPFGGYKMSGIGRELGAAGVETYLQTKAVHVNLE; from the coding sequence ATGTACAAATCTATCGAAATACCGCAGTTGGAGCTTAAAGTGAAGCAGCCAGTAGGGctgttcatcaacaacgagTTCGTCAAATCTTCCGATGGAGAGACCATCGAGAGCATCAACCCGTCCACCAACAAGAGGATCACCTCCTTCTATGCTGCTTCGGAGGAGGATGTCGACAGTGCGGTGCAGGCTGCCAGCGCTGCTTATCGGAAGGTCTGGTCCAAGACAAGCCCAGCGGACAGGAACAAGTTGCTGTACAAGCTCAGCACGCTGATTGAAAGGGAGAAGACCACACTGGCGGCGTTGGACGCCATTGATGCCGGTAAACCTTACCACAGCAACGCTTTACAGGACATTGAGCAGGTGCTGGATTTGACCAGGTACTTTGCCGGGTCTGCCGATAAGTACACCCACGGTGAGGTCATCCCGCTAAACGACGAGAAGTACGCTTACACAATCAAGGCCCCCTTTGGGGTTGTTGCTCAGATTGTGCCCTGGAACTACCCATTTGCGATGGCAAGTTGGAAAATGCAAGGTGCGCTGGCCGCAGGGAATTGCATTATCATCAAACCCGCTGACAACACGTCACTGTCGCTACTCTATGCTGCTcaattgttcaaagaggcagGTTTCCCACCTGGGGTGGTCAACGTTTTGCCAGGGTTGGGCAACGTTACGGGGACAGCGCTGTGCAAACACCCTCGGATCTCCAAAATTTCGTTCACTGGGTCCACTGCGGTCGGTGGGAAAGTGCTGGAGTCATCGGGGCAGTCCAACTTGAAGGACGTCACTTTGGAGTGTGGGGGAAAGTCCCCCGCTGTTGTATTTGCGGATTGCGATTTGGACAAAGCGGTGGAATGGACTGCTTCAGGGATATTCTACAACTCTGGTCAGAACTGCACTGCAAACTCGCGTATCTACGTTCAAGAGGCAGTCTATGATGATTTCTTGAAGCGGTTCAGGAAGCACGTCTCAGAAACTTGGACTTTTGGCTCCAAGTTCGACGTGTTTGACCCGGAGTGCACTGTGGGACCAGTCGTATCCGAGACGCAGTTCAAGAGGATCCATGCCATGACCAATGCCGAGCAGTGCACTGACGATGACAACCCTAGCGAGTGGGTCAAGACTCAGACCTGCGAATACCCAACGGAATCGCAGTCGAAGGGGTTCTTCATTCCGCCAACTATCTTCACAAACGTGAAGcagtcttcttctttgatgCAGAATGAAATTTTCGGTCCAGTGGTCGTCGTTGCACCCTTCAAGGAATACGACGAAGCAATTGAACTGGCTAACGATTCTGATTACGGTCTTGCGTCCGCGGTGTTCACCAAAAATATTACCACTGCACACCGCTTCGCACGCGATATTCAGGCCGGGACATGCTGGATCAACTCTTCaaacgacgaggatgtGACCGTACCCTTCGGCGGGTACAAAATGAGCGGGATCGGCAGAGAGTTGGGCGCCGCTGGGGTGGAAACGTACCTACAAACCAAGGCTGTCCACGTAAACCTGGAGTAA
- the CEP3 gene encoding Cep3p (similar to Saccharomyces cerevisiae CEP3 (YMR168C); ancestral locus Anc_2.340), whose translation MSRRPMGNKSEQSCAACFRKKVKCDRLVPCGNCVKKGRQAECLRSFTNKHTSNAFAPDNDDHAGILQLWQSYEYWISNVGLLKTKEADTKKAKVDLDDQLRISKFCLEYLQEGPSFNILNFSLENLGALYFGCIGDINELFLQLEMYWRRRKHGPYASTSEDYYWDALLWAVFSMSIYYIPLSELSELLPSEPLCNWLQIDVNQGWTESLQLTAYQCFTKCTMVLLKQAEPMSYPDIKLVQIYLILTMTTFTYEEPILSNSLILQSTHVAKMFHINFFRQYSEDDLAVGLTKQTFSKLWFKLSAADYLQSGPGKPLEFHTDIPSLLQHAAYYQDMPHFNVYENEDDFEVFCWKMFSLDREIDRFLDRDIKPQSKTLDAVKRELGIFHTKLNTPSDEKKNTISSQFERFVSTFLLNSMQWKLQKVYLVYFNTANALELTIHYSQVLIRLLVHNITNGNEMFNKFPYVLNALGRIVPFYSYHSIFFARTARLDQLIEDLKELLNVLPIMLGDKVNKLTFVSARLDALAILWGKVKIVDSGSGVIHPVFKILQNDILFVSKVNSTIPLLVKGVRNIGDNQNIDDQVLASEGDDRDLFESDEFKAIVSTFQSDHNIEELIF comes from the coding sequence ATGTCTAGGCGACCCATGGGCAATAAGAGCGAGCAGTCATGTGCTGCCTGCTTCAGGAAAAAAGTCAAGTGCGACAGGTTGGTGCCCTGCGGGAATTGTGTCAAGAAGGGACGGCAGGCAGAGTGTCTCAGATCATTCACTAACAAGCACACTTCGAATGCGTTTGCCCCAGATAACGATGACCATGCTGGAATTTTGCAATTGTGGCAGAGCTATGAGTACTGGATCAGCAACGTGGGACTTTTAAAAACGAAGGAGGCGGATACCAAGAAGGCCAAAGTGGACCTGGATGACCAGCTGAGGATTAGCAAGTTTTGTCTCGAATACCTCCAGGAAGGTCCATCGTTTAATATTCTCAACTTCTCACTTGAGAATCTGGGGGCCTTATATTTTGGGTGCATTGGCGATATCAACGaactgtttcttcaattggaaatgtactggagaagaagaaaacatgGGCCTTATGCAAGTACGTCTGAGGATTACTACTGGGACGCCCTGTTATGGGCCGTCTTCTCCATGAGTATCTACTACATCCCGTTGAGTGAATTGAGCGAACTGCTACCCAGCGAACCTCTCTGTAATTGGTTGCAAATCGACGTCAACCAGGGCTGGACAGAGTCTCTACAATTGACCGCATACCAATGCTTTACAAAATGTACCATGGTACTTTTGAAGCAGGCAGAACCCATGTCGTACCCGGATATCAAACTGGTTCAGATCTATCTTATTCTGACAATGACAACGTTCACGTACGAGGAACCAATTTTGTCCAACAGCCTGATTTTGCAAAGTACGCATGTGGCAAAAATGTTTCATATCAACTTCTTTAGGCAGTACTCCGAAGACGATCTTGCAGTAGGACTGACGAAGCAGACATTCAGTAAACTTTGGTTCAAACTGTCCGCCGCTGACTACCTACAATCGGGGCCAGGAAAACCTCTAGAATTCCACACAGATATACCGtcccttcttcaacacgCAGCATATTATCAAGATATGCCCCATTTCAACGTCTACGAAAATGAGGACGACTTCGAGGTATTCTGCTGGAAAATGTTTTCGTTGGACAGAGAAATAGACCGGTTTTTAGACCGAGATATCAAGCCGCAATCCAAGACATTGGATGCAGTGAAACGAGAACTAGGGATTTTCCACACTAAATTAAACACACCTTCAgacgagaagaagaacacaATTTCCTCCCAATTCGAAAGATTCGTGAGTACGTTTCTTTTAAATTCGATGCAATGGAAACTGCAAAAAGTGTACTTGGTGTACTTTAACACGGCCAATGCACTAGAATTAACCATCCACTATTCACAAGTACTGATTAGGTTACTCGTGCATAATATAACAAACGGTAATGAGATGTTCAATAAGTTCCCTTACGTACTGAACGCACTGGGGAGAATTGTACCATTCTATTCCTACcattcaatattttttgccCGTACAGCCCGTTTGGATCAATTGATAGAAGATTTAAAAGAATTGCTAAATGTGCTGCCCATCATGCTAGGCGACAAAGTTAATAAATTAACTTTCGTTTCAGCCAGACTAGACGCTTTGGCCATTCTTTGGGGAAAAGTGAAAATAGTCGATTCCGGATCTGGAGTTATCCACcctgttttcaaaattctcCAAAATGATATACTATTCGTTTCGAAAGTGAACAGTACAATACCCCTGTTGGTGAAGGGAGTTAGGAATATTGGCGACAATCAGAATATCGATGACCAAGTTCTTGCATCCGAAGGGGACGATCGCGATCTATTTGAGAGCGATGAATTTAAAGCCATTGTATCGACGTTTCAATCGGACCACAATATTGAGGAGCTTATTTTTTGA
- the MLH1 gene encoding mismatch repair ATPase MLH1 (similar to Saccharomyces cerevisiae MLH1 (YMR167W); ancestral locus Anc_2.341), giving the protein MSGRIRALDAQVVNKIAAGEIIVSPVNAVKELLENCVDAGATQVDLLLRDGGIKLLQITDNGCGIEKADLPLLCERFTTSKLGKFEDLESIATYGFRGEALASISHIARVTVTTKTVSDRCAWRSEYTDGEMRDEPAPVAGQDGTTILVEDLFYNVPSRLRALRGPSDEFNKILTVVGKYAIHLNNVGFSCKKFGNAQFSLTVRNQLSMRERIRTIYGSNVATNLIDFEMDGDDELSLIHVEGQVSNLNYASKKSTTQPIFFINNRLVTCDPLRRSLQQVFTNYLPKGNKPFIYLSLLIKPEVVDVNIHPTKREVRFLKQDEIIAKISLHLSEILKKIDTSRSFKTSTILTGNQPIGFLSQTTSSQLLQDMSSRDQNQQHQAGPIKKPKRYEHNMVRTDASQTKITSFLRSSQYVPSQSTRLTQRQEEGDGIKTSANAVDRESTDAITNSRMDKTVQNVETVTDTPHGEDMNNGTADSPPVTVLSHSSNSGYTISKKERISVNLTSIKELREEVDASTHRELTNIFANLTYVGIVDSQRRLAAIQHDLKLFLIDYGAVSYELFYEIGLTDFANFGSIKLNARDHSEDLKLSNILNSNFPDVDLAMKKGIIKKIWDMKDMLEEYFSITIVPEVGTTDDNDSMNDVSITALPLLLKGYIPPLSKLPYFIYRLGTKINWDDEKECLGGILKQIALLYIPEMIEDNTSEQPGEGTVDIEKQNNVQKINELSHILEHVLFPCIKRRFLAPRQLLKDVVEIANLPGLYKVFERC; this is encoded by the coding sequence ATGAGTGGCCGGATCAGGGCGCTGGACGCTCAGGTGGTCAACAAGATAGCTGCTGGGGAGATTATTGTGTCGCCCGTAAACGCCGTGAAGGAGCTGCTGGAGAACTGCGTTGATGCTGGGGCCACACAGGTCGATTTGCTGCTGAGAGACGGTGGGATCAAGCTGCTACAGATTACAGACAACGGGTGCGGGATCGAGAAGGCCGATTTGCCCCTTCTGTGCGAGCGGTTCACCACATCGAAGCTTGGAAAGTTCGAAGACCTCGAGTCCATCGCGACGTACGGGTTCAGAGGCGAGGCGCTCGCCAGTATATCGCACATCGCAAGAGTTACGGTGACCACTAAAACGGTTTCTGATCGATGTGCGTGGAGGAGCGAATACACGGATGGGGAAATGCGCGATGAACCGGCTCCCGTGGCCGGTCAGGACGGCACGACAATATTGGTGGAGGACCTGTTCTACAACGTACCTTCTCGTCTGCGTGCGCTGAGGGGACCCAGCGATgagttcaacaagatccTCACCGTTGTGGGGAAATACGCGATCCACTTGAACAACGTCGGGTTCTCGTGCAAGAAGTTTGGGAACGCGCAGTTTTCGCTTACGGTGAGGAATCAACTGTCCATGCGGGAAAGGATCAGAACTATTTACGGCAGCAATGTTGCAACTAACCTTATAGACTTTGAGATGGACGGCGACGACGAACTGTCCCTCATCCACGTGGAGGGTCAGGTTAGTAATCTCAATTACGCGTCGAAGAAATCAACTACTCAAccgatcttcttcatcaacaacagacTGGTCACCTGCGATCCGCTCAGGAGGTCGCTACAGCAGGTGTTCACAAACTACCTACCAAAGGGGAATAAACCGTTCATCTACTTAAGTTTATTGATCAAACCTGAAGTGGTAGACGTAAATATACACCcaacaaagagagaagtAAGGTTCTTGAAGCAAGACGAGATTATAGCCAAGATAAGCCTGCATTTGAGCGAAATACTGAAGAAGATTGATACTTCGCGATCGTTCAAGACGTCCACAATACTGACAGGGAACCAGCCGATTGGATTTCTTTCACAAACCACGAGCTCGCAGTTATTGCAGGACATGTCCTCAAGAGACCAGAATCAACAGCATCAGGCCGGACCAATCAAGAAACCGAAACGGTACGAACATAATATGGTCAGAACAGACGCATCCCAAACGAAAATTACATCGTTCTTAAGGTCAAGTCAATACGTTCCTTCACAATCAACCCGCTTAACACAACGGCAAGAGGAAGGAGATGGGATCAAAACGTCAGCAAACGCAGTCGATCGCGAGAGTACCGATGCCATCACGAACAGTCGAATGGACAAAACGGTGCAAAACGTGGAGACGGTCACTGACACCCCGCATGGAGAAGACATGAACAACGGAACTGCCGACTCTCCTCCAGTAACAGTTTTGAGTCATTCATCCAACTCAGGGTACACcatttcaaaaaaggaGCGAATTAGTGTCAATTTAACGAGTATTAAGGAATTACGAGAGGAGGTGGACGCGTCTACCCACAGAGAGCTAACGAACATCTTTGCAAACTTAACGTATGTGGGGATTGTAGATTCACAGAGACGTTTGGCAGCCATACAGCACGACTTGAAACTATTTCTCATCGACTACGGTGCCGTCTCTTATGAACTCTTTTACGAGATTGGTCTTACAGATTTCGCTAATTTCGGATCGATAAAGTTGAATGCCAGAGACCACAGTGAGGATTTGAAGCTATCCAATATACTAAACTCCAATTTCCCAGATGTAGATCTAGCGATGAAAAAGGGTATTATAAAAAAGATATGGGATATGAAGGATATGTTGGAAGAATACTTTTCAATTACTATCGTACCCGAAGTCGGGACAACGGATGATAATGACTCGATGAATGATGTCAGTATCACCGCATTGCCTTTACTCCTGAAAGGCTACATTCCACCTCTATCGAAATTGCCATACTTCATCTATCGACTGGGCACAAAAATTAATTGGGACGACGAGAAGGAGTGCCTGGGCGGTATACTAAAACAAATTGCATTATTGTACATTCCAGAGATGATTGAAGACAACACTTCTGAACAACCTGGAGAGGGAACAGTTGATATagagaaacaaaacaacgtACAGAAAATAAACGAACTTTCTCACATTTTGGAGCATGTCTTGTTCCCGTGCATAAAAAGAAGGTTTCTTGCACCACGACAGTTGTTGAAAGATGTTGTCGAAATTGCAAACTTGCCCGGGCTATAcaaagtttttgaaagatgcTGA